The window TGGTTATTCCCTGTGGTATATAACGCTTGCGTTTCATAATATTGATGAAAAAGCTGAAAGGGAGAGAAGATTATGGTTAAAAAACTTTTGTTTTATTTATTCCTGATTACTTTTATGTTTTCCGGTGTGAGTGGCCTTGATGCGGCGGAGAAACGGATTTTTGCCTTTTGTGGCGCAGCGAGTAAACCTGCCATGGAAGAGGCAGCAGAAACATTTAAAAAAATGACAGGTATACATGTTGATTTGAATTTTGGTGGTTCAGGGACGATGCTTTCCCAGATGAAGATGTCCCGAAGGGGAGATTTGTATATCCCGGGCAGTCCTGATTATATGATTAAGGCGGAAAGGGAAGGTTTGGTTGATCCGAAGACAGTAAGGATTATTGCTTATCTTATTCCGGCTATTGGGGTTCAACCGGGTAATCCGAAAAACATCAAAGCCCTTTCTGACCTGGCAAGGCCAGGAGTCAAGGTAGGGATAGGAAACCCTGAGGCTGTGTGTGTGGGGCTTTATGCAATGGAGATACTGGAAAAAGGTCGACTTTTAGAAGAGGTGCAAAAAAATATTGTCACCCATGCCTCAAGCTGTTCTGAAACGGCATCCCTTGTGGTTATGAAGAAGGTGGATGCTGTGCTGGGATGGGATGTCTTTTCAAGGTGGAATCCCGGTAAGATCGAGACTGTTTTTTTGAATCCTCATGAGATACCACGCATTGCTTACATACCGGCTGCGGTTTCGACATACACCAAAGATAAAGATAGTGCTAAAAGGTTCATAGATTTTTTGATTTCCAGGGAGGGCCAAAAGATCTTTGACAAATGGGGATATATGACTA is drawn from Pseudomonadota bacterium and contains these coding sequences:
- the modA gene encoding molybdate ABC transporter substrate-binding protein, producing the protein MVKKLLFYLFLITFMFSGVSGLDAAEKRIFAFCGAASKPAMEEAAETFKKMTGIHVDLNFGGSGTMLSQMKMSRRGDLYIPGSPDYMIKAEREGLVDPKTVRIIAYLIPAIGVQPGNPKNIKALSDLARPGVKVGIGNPEAVCVGLYAMEILEKGRLLEEVQKNIVTHASSCSETASLVVMKKVDAVLGWDVFSRWNPGKIETVFLNPHEIPRIAYIPAAVSTYTKDKDSAKRFIDFLISREGQKIFDKWGYMTTEEEARRFAPKAKIGGEYVLPAGYKPPVKR